Genomic DNA from Methanosphaera sp.:
GCAGAAGTATCACAAAAAGACATTGTGCAAAATAAGACACAAAAAGAAAATATAAAAGAAACAACAAAAACCCAGAAAAATGCTAAAGAAAATACAATAAAACAAACACAGAAAAATTCTAAACTAAACACCATAAAAGAAACAAAACAAGATACAATAAAAGAAACAACAGTAAATAACTACCAAGAATTATATAATAAAATCGAAGATATTAAGGCAAACTCAACAAATCTTGAGGAAGTAATCAACCTAAATCCTGGAGACTATAAAATAACCGAGACAATAGTATGGGGAAATGCCGCTCATACAAAAAAACTAACAATCAATGGAAACAACCAGACAATAAATGGACAAGACAAGTACAGATTCTTACATATACTAAAAGGAAGCACATTATATCTTAACAATATAACAATAGATCACTGCTTCATAAATCGTTCAACATCAACTAATGGTGGAGGAGCAATATATAATGAAGGTGAAACCACAATAAATAACACAATTATAAAAAATACTTGTTCATCAAAAAGTACAGAATCCTTTAGTGGTGGAGCAATAAGAAACGATGCAAATCTAACAATAATCAACTCAAAAATAGACAATTGTCATGCACTAAATGGAAGTGGAGGAGCAATATATAGTAGTGGATACTATGAAAGTGATCAATATATTGAATCAAAGCTCATAATTGAAAATTCAACAATAAACAACTGTACAACAGCACCAAATGGTGCAGGTGGAGCAATATATAGTAGTGGATATGCAGTTATTGAAAATTCAAACTTCACAAATAACTGGGCTCGTAACGGAGGAGCATTATATATTATCAATGAAACTATAAAAGCACCTAATGGAAATTACATTATTCGAAATTCAAACTTCATAAATAATACGGCAAACTGGGCAGGAGCAATATTTAACTACCGAGAATCAAATGTAACAATAACTTCATCAAACTTCACAGGAAACAAAGCATCTGATATAGCAGGAGCAATTTTTGGTCATATGTTAGTTACAAATACAACAATTATAAACTCAACATTCACAAATAACACAGCATTAAATGGTTATGGTGGAGCTGTTAAAAATGATAATAATATGACAATAATTAACTCAACCTTCATAAATAACTCAGCATTAAATGGTTCAGGTGGAGCTATTGACTCTGAGCATAACATGACAATAATTAACTCAATATTTAAAAATAACAGAGCAAAAAAAGCTGGTGCAATTGTAATTTATGGTGAAAATATGAATATGACTGGTTTAATTATTGAAAATAACAATGCAACTAGCCGTGAAGGAGCAATATTTACAGGTATGTCTTGTAATATTACAATTAACAACTCAACAATTATAAATAATTATGATATGAATGGAACATCAGTATATCTATATACAAATTCAGCAAGTAACATAACAATATCAAATACAACAATCAATAATACATATAAAGCAAATGCATCAGAGCCTGTAAATATAACATCACCTATACAAATGGAAAATCTTGATATAAAAGAAGTTAGATTTACACTTGAAGATAAAACAATTACAACAACAAAAGATAAAAAAACAAACATGGTAATGATAAACTATACATTCTACAATGTAGGTATAATTCCTGCAAATGTTAAGTTTAGTTCACTTTTTACCCAGAATAATGACTTTAATGCTATAATGGATGTAAGTCCTGTTGATACACAAATAAAAATATACTCCTATAACACTACAATAAAAACACTAAATAACTTTACAATAATTGATGCTACAATAAAAACAATAAACAATAAAAATATTGTGGGTGAGATACCTGTTGACTTCCTTATTAATGGAGTAAAAGTACATAATATAACAACAGTTGATGGTAAAATCTACAGAATAATACTACCTACAGATAAATACATTGCAGGTGAATATAACTTCACAATACAATCAAAACAGACACCAATATATAATCCATCAAATGCAACAAGAACATTTAAAATAAAAAATAGAACAGCAACAATCACAATAAATACAAACACACCAAAAGTAGAAGGAGAACTTACAGCAAACATAACAATACGTGATGAGACAGGTCTTGTAAATCGTGGAAAAATAATAGTACTTGTAAATGGAACACAGATCTCAGAGCCAATAAGTATAGATAATGGAAAAACATCAATAGAATACACACTTCCATCAACAATAAAAGCAGGAAAATCAGACATTACTGTTCAATATATTGATAAATATACAAACTATGCAGAAACAACAAAAGCATTCAATGTAGAAAAATATGACATTAATGCTGAAATTAAAGATATTACAATAAAAACACTACAAAATACAACAATAAACACACAAGTAGTAGACACTCAGGGAAATATAATAACACAAGATATGGACGTTGAAGTATTCCTAGGTAATGTGTCTGTTTTAAATACAACAACAAGAGACTCAAAACTTGATATTACAATTCCAACAGACAAATACCTTGCAGGAAAATATGATCTAACATTTAAATTTAAAGGAAATGAAAAATATAATCCTCTTGATAAAACAGTAAAACTCACAATAGAAAATCGTGATGCAATAGTAAACATCATAACAAACACTCCAAAAACACTAGAAGAACTTGAAATAACAGTAAATGTTAATGAAAATACAACACCACTAAATGGTGGATATGTGGTTTTATTAATCAATTCAAAAACACTAAAAGATACAAATAATAAAACAATAAAACTCCCTGTTGAAAATGGAGTAGTAAAATATAATTATAAATTACTCGGCTTATACAAAGCAGGAATGCATAATATCACAGCAAAATACATCAATAAATACTACAACACTGCAATAAATACAACTAAATTCAACGTACTTCTAACAGACATTACAGGAGAACTTAATCCAATAACAGCTAAAACACTCGAAAAAATAACAGTAAACATTCCAATAGTTGATGAAAATGGTAACAAATTAATTAAAGATACAAAAGTTGTAGTGAAACTTAATGGAAAAACCTACCAGAAAATGGAAATTAAAGATGGACAACTAGCATTTAACATATCATCAGAGAGATTCAGAGCAGATAAAACATACACACTAAAAATAATCCTTGGTAAAAACTCCATATACAATAACCTATCACTAAATACAACAATAAACATGCAAATACGTAAAGTAAACATTGAAATTGAACCAATAGTTGACATACACACAACACAACTAATACCAGTAAATGCACTAATAAAAGACATGGAAGGCAATCCTATAGATGGACGTGTTCTCTTTAAAATTAATGGAAAAACACAACTTGATGAAAACTTAAAACCAGTATTTTTCGAAGTAAGAAATGGAGTAGTTGATGCAACATATAAACTACCTGTAACAATAAATCGAAACTACAAAATAGAACTAGTACACTCAGCAATTGGATATGAAAGATCAGCAGCAAGCATAACATTTAAAGCACAAAAAACAGATCTTGCAGATCCAACAATAAAACCAATAACAATAACAAAAGGATCAAATACAACAATCACTACACTACTTGAAGATATTTATGGACAAAAAATAGCAAGAACATCAAAAATATCAATAAAAGTCGATGGAAAAACACAACTAAGTGGAGTAGAAATTACATCAGGACTCATCAATAAAACAATTGATACACAAACACTAAAATCTGGAAATCATAAAATAACACTAGTAATAGGAGAAAATACAGTCTATAATAAGAAAGTTGTGGAAGTACCACTCACTGTTGAATAAAATCTTAAAAAAAGGAAAGAGGGTGGAATTGGATGAAAAGTGGTGATGATAAAAATTAAAATTTCTAATTAATTAAAATTTCAAAATAAGAAAAAGTTCTTTCCCCCTAACTTCTCATCTTCCCCCCATTCTCTTTTTTTCATTATTTAATTTTGTATTAGATTCCATTGTGCATGGTTTTTGCTAGATTTTGTGCATATTCTAGTGGATTTTTTGGATTATTTATTTCAATTTCAGGATCAATTTTATTTAAACTACTTGCATATTCTGGATTTTCGCTTTTTTGCTGATCTATTTTATGGTTTTCAACTTCTATGTAGAGTGCATCTATTAGGTTTCTGATTGATTCATATATTACTAGTTCTCCTTTAAATTTATTATCATCTAGCATTAGATTTGTTAATGTTTTAATTAACTGTTTTATCTCAGAAATACCACACCTACATCTACATAGCATGTCTTCAACTTCATAGTATGCATCGATGAGTGAATCTATTTCATCTTTGTTGTGTCTAAATACTACTCTTATATTAAAAAGTACCATTTTAAGGTAGTGATTTGTGTTTTTATTTAAGTTTTCATTACTAGCATTTAGTATGTCATCAATTTCTAGAACTTCAAGCTTCTTTGTTTTCATATATAATATCCTCATCTAATTTTTTTAATTACTTTATCTAGTATTATCATTTATTTTTCTAAATTTAAATTACTTTAATTAATAATGTTTTATAGATGTATTATAATAGAAATACAATACAAAC
This window encodes:
- a CDS encoding right-handed parallel beta-helix repeat-containing protein translates to MINKKKIFSFIFILIFFIMIISAANAADTNATNDIKKDTTAKLSPELDDSVAEVSQKDIVQNKTQKENIKETTKTQKNAKENTIKQTQKNSKLNTIKETKQDTIKETTVNNYQELYNKIEDIKANSTNLEEVINLNPGDYKITETIVWGNAAHTKKLTINGNNQTINGQDKYRFLHILKGSTLYLNNITIDHCFINRSTSTNGGGAIYNEGETTINNTIIKNTCSSKSTESFSGGAIRNDANLTIINSKIDNCHALNGSGGAIYSSGYYESDQYIESKLIIENSTINNCTTAPNGAGGAIYSSGYAVIENSNFTNNWARNGGALYIINETIKAPNGNYIIRNSNFINNTANWAGAIFNYRESNVTITSSNFTGNKASDIAGAIFGHMLVTNTTIINSTFTNNTALNGYGGAVKNDNNMTIINSTFINNSALNGSGGAIDSEHNMTIINSIFKNNRAKKAGAIVIYGENMNMTGLIIENNNATSREGAIFTGMSCNITINNSTIINNYDMNGTSVYLYTNSASNITISNTTINNTYKANASEPVNITSPIQMENLDIKEVRFTLEDKTITTTKDKKTNMVMINYTFYNVGIIPANVKFSSLFTQNNDFNAIMDVSPVDTQIKIYSYNTTIKTLNNFTIIDATIKTINNKNIVGEIPVDFLINGVKVHNITTVDGKIYRIILPTDKYIAGEYNFTIQSKQTPIYNPSNATRTFKIKNRTATITINTNTPKVEGELTANITIRDETGLVNRGKIIVLVNGTQISEPISIDNGKTSIEYTLPSTIKAGKSDITVQYIDKYTNYAETTKAFNVEKYDINAEIKDITIKTLQNTTINTQVVDTQGNIITQDMDVEVFLGNVSVLNTTTRDSKLDITIPTDKYLAGKYDLTFKFKGNEKYNPLDKTVKLTIENRDAIVNIITNTPKTLEELEITVNVNENTTPLNGGYVVLLINSKTLKDTNNKTIKLPVENGVVKYNYKLLGLYKAGMHNITAKYINKYYNTAINTTKFNVLLTDITGELNPITAKTLEKITVNIPIVDENGNKLIKDTKVVVKLNGKTYQKMEIKDGQLAFNISSERFRADKTYTLKIILGKNSIYNNLSLNTTINMQIRKVNIEIEPIVDIHTTQLIPVNALIKDMEGNPIDGRVLFKINGKTQLDENLKPVFFEVRNGVVDATYKLPVTINRNYKIELVHSAIGYERSAASITFKAQKTDLADPTIKPITITKGSNTTITTLLEDIYGQKIARTSKISIKVDGKTQLSGVEITSGLINKTIDTQTLKSGNHKITLVIGENTVYNKKVVEVPLTVE